Proteins encoded in a region of the Moritella marina ATCC 15381 genome:
- the add gene encoding adenosine deaminase has protein sequence MNYFDLPKIDLHCHLDGSVRPETIIALAAEQNITLPSNDIEEIRTLMIAPETCTDLGEYLQRFDLPLSVMQTAAGIERISFELFEDAAQENVKYLEVRFGPMLHLEQGLTLEQVFDSVVAGMKRAEAMYDIKGNYILSILRHMPKDRIKEVLDTAAKYLNDGIVAFDLAGGEAPGFCAEFVPYAEYAIEKGYRVTIHAGEQGVGQNVFDAVSLLGAERVGHGIHITGHEGAYDLVKAQNIALETCPSSNVQTKAVENLANHPVKAFYQDGIQITINTDNRTVSNTTMTDEVRKVMEEFNLNREDYFNIYNISIEHAFASDEVKQHLSTFSE, from the coding sequence ATGAATTACTTTGACTTACCAAAGATTGACCTGCATTGCCACTTAGATGGCAGTGTTCGCCCAGAAACAATCATTGCGCTTGCAGCAGAACAAAACATTACCCTACCAAGTAATGACATTGAAGAAATCAGAACCTTGATGATCGCACCTGAGACATGTACCGATCTTGGGGAATACCTACAACGCTTTGACTTGCCATTATCAGTAATGCAAACAGCAGCAGGTATCGAGCGTATTTCTTTTGAATTATTTGAAGATGCGGCACAAGAAAACGTCAAATACCTGGAAGTACGTTTTGGTCCTATGCTGCATTTAGAACAAGGTTTAACCCTTGAGCAAGTATTTGATAGTGTCGTTGCAGGTATGAAACGTGCCGAAGCCATGTATGACATCAAAGGTAACTACATTTTATCTATCTTGCGTCACATGCCAAAAGATAGAATCAAAGAAGTATTGGATACGGCAGCGAAATACTTAAACGACGGTATTGTTGCCTTCGATCTAGCCGGTGGTGAAGCACCGGGATTCTGCGCTGAATTTGTGCCTTATGCAGAATATGCGATTGAAAAAGGTTACCGTGTAACCATTCATGCTGGTGAGCAAGGCGTCGGTCAAAATGTATTTGATGCAGTATCATTATTAGGTGCAGAACGTGTTGGTCACGGTATTCATATTACTGGCCATGAAGGCGCATACGATCTAGTTAAAGCGCAAAACATTGCCTTAGAAACTTGTCCAAGCAGTAATGTGCAAACAAAAGCAGTTGAAAACTTAGCTAATCATCCAGTTAAAGCTTTCTATCAAGATGGTATTCAAATAACCATTAATACCGATAACCGTACCGTGTCAAATACTACGATGACAGATGAAGTGCGTAAGGTAATGGAAGAGTTTAACTTAAATCGTGAAGACTACTTCAACATTTACAACATCAGCATTGAACATGCATTCGCATCTGATGAAGTGAAGCAGCATTTATCGACATTTTCTGAATAG
- a CDS encoding MATE family efflux transporter, with protein sequence MSSSQLQVDPLAKNVRDVASDADIKRSFWRYAIPSITAMLVSGLYQIIDGIFVGHYVGVDGLAAINMAWPITFVVSGLGIMVGMGGGSLISMKRGEQDSTSAQQALNASFLLMLVLAMFSAMGLFLWGADLLRVQGGEGTIFTLGFDYVNIFSYGTIATIMATAIPMLVRNDESPNVATALMIFGALLNIVLDYVLIGLWQWQLEGAALATIIAQLTIAIIGIGYFLSQYSSLKFDRSLVRVNPRMMSTIIGLGASSLVMYLYTSFVFALHNRLFMQYGTSVTVGAFAIVGYIMTLYYLVAEGIAEGMQPPVSYYFGAQQFENIKKMLLLSIKVTVIAGVGFIVILNVMPNLMISLFTSDDPQLVSEAKNGIRLHLFSMFLDGIIVLASVYFMAIGKGGKALAISVGNMFIQLPFLYFLPQWLGVDGIWLALPLSNIVLFAIVAPLVWHDIKQREKASVVNHMTHELG encoded by the coding sequence GTGAGTTCATCACAGTTACAAGTAGATCCACTAGCTAAAAACGTGCGTGACGTTGCATCGGACGCTGATATTAAACGTTCTTTTTGGCGTTATGCTATCCCATCAATTACCGCGATGTTAGTGAGTGGTCTTTATCAAATTATCGATGGTATTTTTGTTGGTCACTATGTCGGTGTCGACGGGCTTGCTGCGATTAATATGGCGTGGCCGATCACCTTTGTCGTGTCTGGATTGGGTATCATGGTTGGCATGGGCGGTGGCAGCTTAATATCGATGAAGCGAGGTGAACAAGACTCAACCTCTGCTCAGCAAGCGCTTAATGCCAGTTTTTTATTAATGCTAGTGTTAGCAATGTTTTCGGCCATGGGTTTGTTTCTATGGGGCGCTGATTTACTGCGGGTACAAGGTGGTGAAGGTACTATCTTCACGTTAGGTTTTGATTACGTGAATATTTTTTCCTATGGTACCATTGCGACTATTATGGCGACGGCTATTCCTATGCTTGTGCGTAATGATGAAAGCCCTAATGTGGCAACGGCATTGATGATCTTTGGCGCGCTGTTAAATATTGTACTTGATTATGTACTCATTGGCTTGTGGCAATGGCAACTTGAAGGTGCAGCATTAGCGACGATCATTGCTCAGTTAACTATCGCTATCATAGGTATTGGCTATTTTCTTTCACAGTACTCAAGCTTAAAGTTTGATCGTAGTTTGGTGCGTGTTAACCCCCGGATGATGAGTACTATTATTGGCTTGGGCGCGTCATCGTTAGTGATGTATTTGTATACCAGTTTTGTGTTTGCATTGCATAATCGTTTATTCATGCAATATGGCACGTCAGTGACTGTCGGTGCGTTTGCCATTGTTGGTTATATTATGACGCTGTATTACTTGGTTGCGGAAGGTATTGCTGAAGGTATGCAACCACCGGTGAGTTATTACTTTGGTGCCCAGCAGTTTGAAAATATCAAAAAAATGCTGCTATTGTCGATAAAAGTAACGGTAATTGCCGGCGTTGGTTTTATCGTGATTTTAAATGTCATGCCGAATCTGATGATCAGTTTATTTACCAGTGACGATCCGCAGCTGGTTTCAGAGGCTAAAAATGGTATTCGCTTACATTTATTCTCGATGTTTTTGGATGGTATTATTGTATTAGCATCGGTGTATTTTATGGCGATAGGTAAGGGTGGTAAAGCCTTGGCGATATCTGTGGGGAATATGTTTATTCAATTACCATTTCTGTACTTTTTACCGCAATGGTTAGGCGTGGACGGGATCTGGTTAGCCTTGCCTTTATCTAATATTGTACTGTTTGCGATTGTGGCACCTTTGGTATGGCATGATATAAAGCAACGAGAAAAGGCTTCTGTCGTTAACCATATGACCCATGAGCTGGGTTAA
- a CDS encoding LysR family transcriptional regulator: MNWTVDQLEAFVTAVKLGSFSAAARHLGKAQSRVSTAIANLETDLNIILFDRSARLPVLTLAGEDMYAEAEAVLQQCQRLQSRALTVSGGEEISLTIAMDEASPITAFQHLFTDIAKQFPLLKINIISGSQADIAKWVDEKKADLGILFHLKTQLDSLEFMSIGKFSQSLIVAPEHPLAKIREPKIEQLNQFRELVIRDRTGTTQAKAISPNHWHIDSYYYITELVIRGIGWALVPEHVANIHWYKGALVELSTTHITEPLLIEMGIVKRRDQATGPVMNWIYQALSQGVTK; this comes from the coding sequence ATGAACTGGACCGTCGATCAATTAGAAGCATTTGTTACCGCCGTAAAGCTGGGGTCTTTCTCTGCTGCAGCACGCCATTTAGGTAAAGCACAATCGCGCGTTAGCACCGCTATTGCCAATTTAGAAACCGATCTTAACATCATTTTGTTTGACCGCAGTGCACGGCTCCCCGTACTGACACTCGCAGGCGAAGACATGTATGCCGAAGCTGAAGCGGTATTACAACAATGCCAGCGTCTACAGTCGCGCGCGTTAACAGTGTCAGGTGGTGAAGAAATCTCGCTGACGATTGCCATGGATGAAGCATCCCCTATCACGGCATTTCAACATTTATTTACTGATATAGCGAAGCAATTTCCGTTACTGAAAATCAATATAATTAGCGGTTCGCAAGCCGATATTGCGAAATGGGTTGATGAGAAAAAAGCCGATCTCGGGATCCTATTCCATTTAAAAACACAACTAGATTCACTCGAATTCATGTCGATTGGTAAATTTAGCCAATCCTTGATTGTGGCACCTGAACATCCGCTTGCTAAGATCCGAGAGCCTAAAATAGAACAGTTAAACCAATTTAGAGAACTCGTTATTCGCGATCGAACCGGCACAACACAAGCCAAAGCAATTTCACCTAATCATTGGCATATAGACAGCTATTATTACATAACCGAGCTCGTCATTAGAGGAATAGGCTGGGCGTTAGTACCCGAGCATGTTGCGAATATACACTGGTATAAAGGTGCTTTAGTAGAATTATCCACTACCCACATTACTGAGCCACTATTGATTGAAATGGGCATTGTTAAGCGTCGAGATCAAGCCACAGGACCAGTCATGAACTGGATTTATCAAGCTTTAAGCCAGGGTGTTACAAAATAG
- a CDS encoding dipeptide ABC transporter ATP-binding protein — MSLLEVKNLRIEYPSRHGVHAAVKSLSFAIERGEIVGVVGESGAGKSTVGNAIIDLLSPPGVIASGEVFLEGEKVSGLTPEEMRSVRGSKIGFIFQDPMTSLNPLFTIEQQMVETILANLDVSKAEAVSRSLSLMEQVGIPEPELRIKQYPHQFSGGMRQRVVIAIALSCEPDLIIADEPTTALDVSIQDQILTLIRELCIKKNVGCMLVTHDMGVVSNVTDKIAVMYRGDLVEFGPTKQVLSDPEHDYTRSLISAVPRSDIKLDRFPLVSYIEEAVEMKQIDIKNHWLGQSEDQREFTGPLLTVDDVSLRFVTKDSFFESKREYVQASNKVSFDIKEGETFGLVGESGSGKSTIARIIAGLYAPNEGKITFEGIDLTAIKSEKERRPIRRQMQMVFQNPYTSMNPRMKIFDIISEPIRFHKLASSEAEIRQIVHDLLDHVGLGRMAGVKYPHEFSGGQRQRISIARALATRPRLLICDEPTSALDVSVQAQILNLLKDLQDELNLTMLFISHDLPVIRQISDRVGVMQKGKLLEVAPTEELFTNPQHDYSKHLVSLMPEFKGLRDKLAS, encoded by the coding sequence ATGTCTTTATTAGAAGTAAAAAATCTTCGCATCGAATATCCGTCTCGACACGGTGTTCACGCAGCAGTGAAATCATTGTCGTTTGCTATTGAACGCGGTGAAATTGTTGGTGTAGTTGGCGAATCTGGTGCAGGTAAATCAACTGTGGGTAATGCCATTATTGATCTGTTAAGCCCACCAGGTGTGATCGCAAGCGGTGAAGTATTCCTTGAAGGTGAAAAAGTATCAGGCTTAACACCTGAAGAGATGCGTTCTGTACGTGGCTCTAAAATCGGCTTTATTTTCCAAGATCCAATGACATCGCTAAATCCACTGTTCACTATCGAACAGCAAATGGTTGAAACTATCCTTGCGAATTTAGATGTTAGCAAAGCAGAAGCTGTTAGCCGTTCACTTAGCTTGATGGAACAAGTGGGTATTCCAGAACCTGAATTACGCATTAAACAATATCCTCACCAATTCTCAGGTGGTATGAGACAGCGTGTCGTTATCGCCATCGCTTTGTCTTGTGAGCCTGATTTAATCATTGCCGATGAACCAACAACTGCACTTGATGTATCAATTCAAGACCAAATTCTAACGCTTATTCGCGAACTGTGTATCAAGAAAAACGTCGGTTGTATGCTGGTAACTCATGATATGGGTGTTGTATCAAACGTGACCGATAAAATCGCAGTAATGTATCGCGGTGATCTGGTAGAGTTTGGGCCAACGAAGCAAGTACTTAGTGATCCTGAACATGACTATACGCGAAGCCTAATTTCTGCCGTACCACGTTCAGATATCAAACTAGATCGTTTCCCACTGGTAAGCTATATCGAAGAAGCTGTCGAAATGAAGCAAATTGATATTAAAAACCATTGGTTAGGCCAAAGTGAAGACCAACGTGAATTCACCGGTCCACTGTTGACTGTTGACGATGTAAGCTTGCGCTTTGTGACGAAAGATTCATTCTTTGAAAGTAAGCGTGAATACGTACAAGCATCAAATAAAGTAAGCTTCGATATTAAAGAAGGTGAAACCTTTGGCTTAGTTGGTGAGTCAGGTTCAGGTAAATCAACTATAGCCCGTATTATCGCTGGTCTGTATGCGCCAAACGAAGGTAAGATCACGTTTGAAGGCATCGATTTAACCGCGATTAAATCTGAAAAAGAACGTCGCCCAATTCGTCGTCAAATGCAAATGGTATTCCAAAATCCATACACGTCGATGAATCCAAGAATGAAAATTTTTGACATCATTTCTGAACCTATTCGTTTCCATAAACTGGCATCATCAGAAGCTGAGATTCGTCAAATTGTACATGATCTACTTGATCACGTAGGGCTAGGCAGAATGGCTGGGGTTAAATACCCACACGAATTCTCTGGTGGTCAACGTCAACGTATTTCAATTGCCCGAGCACTGGCAACACGTCCGCGTTTATTAATTTGTGATGAACCAACATCGGCATTAGATGTATCGGTTCAAGCGCAAATTCTTAACCTGCTAAAAGATTTACAAGATGAACTCAATCTAACAATGTTGTTCATCAGCCATGATTTACCGGTTATTCGCCAAATCAGTGACCGCGTAGGTGTAATGCAAAAAGGTAAACTGCTTGAAGTCGCACCGACAGAAGAATTATTCACTAATCCACAACATGACTACAGCAAGCACCTTGTTTCTTTAATGCCTGAATTTAAAGGTTTAAGAGACAAATTAGCGAGCTAA
- a CDS encoding ABC transporter substrate-binding protein translates to MKTLKTKLAIALMAAGLSVSAAAADITVAYDADPVSLDPHEQLSGGTLQMSHMLFDPLVRFTKDFDFEGRIADKWERVNDTTFRFHLREGVKFHSGNTLTADDVVWTFDRLKLSVDYKNIFAPYEKMTKIDDYTVEIVSSEPYPLVLQTATYIFPMDKKFYSGKSEAGKDKSAIVKHGSSYASTNVSGTGPFTIASREQGVKVVFERFDGYWDKTSPGNVDKLTLVPIKEDATRVAALLSGDVDMIHPVAPNDQKRVKKSKDIDLVTVSGTRIITFQMNQGSNPALKDVRVRQAIVHAINNQGIVKKIMKGFGTTAGQQGPAGYAGYDADLVPRYDLKKAKQLMKDAGYENGFKLSMMAPNNRYVNDAKIAQATAAMLSKIGIKVDLKTMPKAQYWPEFDLCSADMMMIGWHSDTEDSANFSEFLTMTKDAETGRGAYNCGQYSNAEVDKLVNSANAETDTAKRGVMLQRVENILYDEAAFVPLHWQDLAWGAKSTLQIEPIVNALNFPYFGDLVVK, encoded by the coding sequence ATGAAAACCTTAAAGACCAAACTAGCCATTGCCCTAATGGCCGCAGGCCTAAGCGTTAGCGCTGCTGCAGCAGATATCACTGTTGCTTACGATGCAGATCCAGTATCGCTTGACCCACATGAGCAACTATCTGGTGGTACACTACAGATGTCGCACATGTTGTTTGATCCGCTAGTGCGTTTTACTAAAGATTTCGATTTTGAAGGCCGTATTGCTGACAAATGGGAACGTGTTAATGACACGACGTTCCGTTTCCACTTACGTGAAGGCGTTAAATTCCACTCTGGTAACACTCTGACTGCTGATGATGTTGTTTGGACGTTCGACCGTTTAAAATTATCAGTTGATTACAAAAATATTTTTGCACCATACGAAAAAATGACGAAGATTGATGACTACACTGTAGAAATCGTCTCTTCAGAACCGTACCCACTTGTTCTACAAACCGCTACTTACATTTTCCCAATGGACAAAAAGTTCTACTCGGGTAAATCTGAAGCAGGTAAAGACAAGTCAGCAATCGTTAAACACGGTAGTTCATACGCTTCAACAAACGTATCTGGTACAGGCCCTTTCACTATCGCATCTCGCGAGCAAGGTGTAAAAGTTGTATTCGAACGTTTCGACGGCTACTGGGATAAGACATCACCAGGTAACGTTGACAAGCTAACACTTGTGCCAATTAAAGAAGATGCTACACGTGTTGCTGCACTACTTTCTGGTGACGTTGACATGATCCACCCAGTTGCACCAAACGATCAAAAACGTGTTAAGAAATCTAAAGACATCGATCTAGTAACGGTATCTGGAACACGTATCATCACGTTCCAAATGAACCAAGGCAGCAACCCTGCGCTTAAAGATGTGCGCGTACGTCAAGCGATCGTACATGCAATCAATAACCAAGGTATTGTTAAGAAGATCATGAAAGGCTTCGGTACAACTGCTGGTCAACAAGGCCCTGCAGGTTACGCTGGTTATGATGCAGACCTAGTACCACGTTATGACTTGAAAAAAGCAAAACAGCTAATGAAAGATGCGGGTTATGAAAATGGCTTTAAACTTTCAATGATGGCACCAAATAACCGTTATGTTAACGATGCTAAGATCGCACAAGCAACTGCTGCTATGCTCTCTAAAATCGGTATCAAAGTTGATCTAAAAACAATGCCAAAAGCACAATACTGGCCTGAGTTTGACCTTTGTTCAGCAGACATGATGATGATTGGTTGGCATTCAGATACTGAAGATTCAGCTAACTTCTCTGAATTCTTAACAATGACTAAAGATGCTGAAACAGGTCGTGGTGCTTACAACTGTGGTCAATATTCAAATGCTGAAGTTGATAAATTAGTAAACAGCGCAAATGCTGAAACAGACACAGCAAAACGTGGTGTGATGTTGCAACGTGTTGAAAACATCTTGTATGACGAAGCTGCTTTCGTGCCACTACATTGGCAGGATCTAGCGTGGGGCGCAAAATCGACGCTACAAATTGAGCCGATTGTAAACGCACTAAACTTCCCGTACTTCGGTGACCTAGTAGTTAAATAA
- a CDS encoding ABC transporter permease encodes MFTFLIKRLFQALVVMFVISLVAFSIQDNLGDPLRELVGQSVSEDERQALRDELGLNDPYMTKYSRFLVNALQGDLGTSYFFKRPAAEVIFDKLQATLELVFGAAVIIVFVSIPLGVYSAIHPKSALTKIIMAVSSIGISVPVFLTAIMLMYIFSIELGWLPSYGRGETVNIMGWETGFLTMDGFLHLILPSISLASIMLPLFIRLVRSEMLEALSSEYVKFAKAKGLALNKIYYVHALKNTMLPVITVGGVQIGTMIAYTILTETVFQWPGTGFLFLEAINRVDTPLITAYVIFVGLIFVVTNTLVDLLYGFVNPTVNITGKG; translated from the coding sequence ATGTTCACATTTCTGATCAAACGCCTCTTTCAGGCCTTGGTAGTAATGTTCGTGATCAGTTTGGTAGCATTTTCCATTCAGGATAATCTAGGCGATCCGTTACGCGAATTAGTTGGTCAATCTGTATCTGAAGACGAACGACAAGCACTGCGTGACGAGCTAGGTCTAAATGATCCGTACATGACTAAATACAGCCGTTTTCTTGTTAATGCACTACAAGGTGACTTAGGCACCTCGTATTTCTTTAAACGACCTGCAGCAGAAGTTATTTTTGATAAGCTTCAAGCAACACTAGAACTTGTGTTTGGCGCAGCCGTCATTATTGTATTCGTGTCGATCCCATTAGGTGTCTACTCGGCGATTCATCCCAAAAGTGCGCTAACAAAAATTATCATGGCGGTAAGTAGTATTGGTATTTCTGTACCGGTATTCTTAACTGCAATCATGTTGATGTATATCTTCTCCATCGAACTAGGTTGGTTACCGTCTTATGGACGTGGCGAAACTGTTAATATCATGGGTTGGGAAACAGGTTTCCTTACGATGGATGGTTTCTTACACTTAATATTACCAAGCATCTCATTGGCTTCTATCATGTTGCCGCTTTTCATCCGCTTGGTTCGTTCTGAAATGCTGGAAGCGTTAAGCTCTGAATACGTCAAGTTTGCTAAAGCCAAAGGCCTAGCATTAAACAAAATTTACTATGTACATGCCCTTAAAAATACCATGTTACCTGTGATCACCGTTGGTGGTGTACAGATCGGTACCATGATTGCTTATACAATCTTGACCGAAACAGTATTCCAATGGCCAGGAACAGGTTTCCTATTTTTAGAAGCGATTAACCGTGTTGATACACCATTAATTACCGCTTATGTCATCTTTGTAGGTTTAATCTTTGTGGTAACAAATACCCTTGTTGACCTGTTATACGGGTTCGTTAACCCAACAGTAAACATTACAGGTAAAGGATAA
- a CDS encoding ABC transporter permease encodes MNTVTSSHVPTRWERFKNSDLIYYFLRDKVAMFSFAIFLTFLISALAAPLIAPTDPYDITSIDIMDSELPPSWMEDGDERFTLGTDDQGRDILSTMLYGSRLSLTIGFLAVGVQLILGIVIGLSAGYFGGRVDSFLMRFADVQLSFSTMMVAIIVSAIFKASFGAEFFSQYAVVMLVVIIGVAEWPQYARTIRASVLAEKQKEYVEAAQVMGLKSMRIMFRHILPNCLSPILVISTVQIANAIMSEAALSFLGLGLPVDQPSLGALISTGFKYIFSGAWWITAFPGVLLVTLVLVINLLGDWLRDAFNPKIYKG; translated from the coding sequence ATGAACACAGTGACTTCTTCTCATGTTCCTACTCGCTGGGAACGCTTTAAAAATTCAGACCTTATCTATTATTTCTTAAGAGATAAGGTGGCAATGTTCAGCTTTGCGATCTTTTTAACATTTTTGATCTCAGCATTAGCAGCGCCATTAATAGCACCAACAGACCCGTATGATATTACCAGCATTGATATCATGGACTCTGAGCTACCACCTTCATGGATGGAAGACGGAGACGAACGTTTTACCTTAGGTACTGATGATCAAGGCCGTGATATTTTATCAACCATGCTTTATGGTTCACGTTTATCACTGACAATTGGTTTCTTAGCTGTTGGTGTACAGTTAATCTTAGGTATTGTCATTGGTCTGTCTGCAGGTTACTTCGGTGGCCGTGTTGATAGCTTCCTAATGCGTTTTGCTGATGTACAGTTATCGTTCTCGACCATGATGGTGGCGATCATCGTATCCGCTATCTTTAAAGCGAGTTTCGGTGCTGAATTCTTTAGTCAATATGCCGTCGTCATGCTCGTGGTGATCATCGGTGTAGCAGAATGGCCACAGTATGCACGTACTATTCGTGCCTCTGTATTAGCCGAGAAACAAAAAGAATACGTTGAAGCAGCACAAGTCATGGGTCTAAAGTCGATGCGTATTATGTTTAGACACATACTGCCAAACTGCCTGTCGCCTATCCTAGTGATTTCAACAGTACAGATTGCTAATGCGATTATGTCTGAAGCAGCGCTGTCATTCCTAGGCTTAGGTTTACCGGTTGACCAACCTTCATTAGGTGCGTTAATCAGTACTGGCTTTAAATACATCTTCTCTGGTGCTTGGTGGATCACAGCCTTTCCTGGTGTATTACTCGTTACACTAGTTTTAGTAATCAACTTGCTTGGTGACTGGTTACGTGATGCATTTAACCCTAAGATCTATAAAGGTTAA
- a CDS encoding peptide MFS transporter, with protein MWNRLNKSMMCCQMLFGLSFYGVMIILTRFFLEDLGYSEADTMMVVGAFSAIGPLFAIAGGFIADKFLGAYRSLTIAYLAFAIGYGLLVFGASAGNVQLCLVGIALASYGRGLMSPSYPSLYKRTFASQEDFENGYPVNYSVNNVGAFLGQYLFPMFVLAIGFNGSFMLSAVMAFIAFAILVVSRKPLSKVGAEIDQAPVSTKNWIAFTTLSVAMIGLVFFMFSNMDIGQNIIYAIGASAILYFISLMLKSERADALKMGTILIMTVLTTAFFVYYGQMMTSMTMVTINTMRGDLFGFIPIAPEAAMAMNSLWCIVGGPVIVYVFLSLEKRNINFTTATKIGFAFILTAIAFGILTMAVLNVGEDAVIRPEIFMVIHFFQAFAEVIVGSMVVAFILSVAPKHIENFSVSLYSVAMAMSGIVGAVFSTSIAMEKGQEITQEVVQTVYGDYFSLLTGLAVVMVFVAFLASFVIRKMLEKSKEAEGMTTAEA; from the coding sequence ATGTGGAATCGACTGAATAAATCTATGATGTGTTGCCAAATGCTGTTTGGCTTATCTTTCTACGGCGTAATGATTATTTTAACCCGCTTCTTTTTAGAAGATTTGGGGTATAGCGAAGCTGACACCATGATGGTTGTTGGTGCGTTTTCTGCTATAGGTCCGTTGTTTGCTATTGCGGGTGGTTTCATTGCTGATAAATTTTTGGGTGCTTATCGATCGTTAACGATTGCTTATCTTGCCTTTGCCATAGGTTATGGCTTACTTGTCTTTGGTGCATCGGCAGGTAATGTACAATTATGTCTGGTTGGTATTGCGCTAGCCAGTTACGGCCGTGGTCTAATGTCGCCTTCATATCCAAGTCTGTACAAGCGTACATTCGCAAGCCAAGAAGATTTTGAAAATGGTTACCCAGTTAACTATTCAGTAAACAATGTCGGTGCCTTTTTAGGGCAATACTTATTCCCTATGTTCGTACTTGCAATTGGTTTTAATGGCAGCTTCATGTTATCTGCTGTGATGGCCTTCATTGCGTTTGCCATTCTAGTCGTTTCACGTAAACCACTATCAAAAGTAGGCGCTGAGATTGACCAAGCACCTGTAAGTACTAAAAACTGGATTGCATTCACTACGTTATCTGTTGCAATGATAGGTTTAGTATTCTTTATGTTTTCAAATATGGATATTGGCCAGAATATCATTTATGCAATTGGTGCATCAGCGATCCTTTATTTCATCTCATTAATGCTTAAATCGGAACGTGCTGATGCATTAAAGATGGGGACTATCCTTATCATGACTGTATTAACAACGGCTTTCTTTGTGTATTACGGCCAAATGATGACGTCAATGACGATGGTAACGATTAATACTATGCGTGGTGATCTGTTTGGTTTCATTCCAATTGCACCTGAAGCGGCAATGGCAATGAATTCACTTTGGTGTATCGTTGGTGGTCCAGTGATCGTATATGTATTCTTATCACTTGAAAAACGCAATATTAACTTTACGACAGCAACTAAAATCGGTTTCGCATTTATCTTAACGGCAATCGCGTTTGGTATCCTGACGATGGCTGTATTGAATGTTGGCGAAGATGCTGTTATTCGTCCTGAAATCTTTATGGTGATTCATTTCTTCCAAGCATTTGCTGAAGTGATTGTGGGCAGTATGGTTGTGGCATTCATCTTGTCTGTGGCACCGAAACACATTGAGAATTTCTCAGTGAGCTTATACTCAGTCGCTATGGCAATGAGTGGTATTGTTGGCGCGGTATTCTCTACTTCAATTGCGATGGAGAAGGGCCAAGAGATCACGCAAGAAGTCGTGCAAACAGTTTACGGTGACTACTTTAGCCTATTAACAGGTTTAGCTGTAGTGATGGTATTTGTCGCCTTCTTAGCGTCATTTGTTATTCGTAAGATGCTTGAGAAGAGTAAAGAAGCGGAAGGGATGACAACTGCTGAAGCATAA
- a CDS encoding prepilin-type N-terminal cleavage/methylation domain-containing protein — protein sequence MSSKAIRTQGFTLIELAITIIILAALAAIAIPKFVNFREDAEISRVKVIAAAYQEAVSFVQIRYQILGLGIHMANIPGYADGSIDVNPSGYPLGINKGNNKGIITNPKNIGKGKEGCVSLWNILLLNPASVSTNKDASTDFTAYRHKADAGSDQSQCTYVLRTLGDTTNNRKKAKISINYDSETGRVTTLFQD from the coding sequence ATGTCATCTAAAGCAATAAGAACACAGGGGTTCACCCTTATTGAATTAGCTATCACCATCATCATTCTGGCGGCACTAGCGGCTATCGCGATCCCTAAATTTGTTAATTTTCGTGAAGATGCAGAAATTAGTCGTGTTAAAGTGATTGCAGCGGCCTATCAAGAAGCGGTCAGTTTTGTTCAAATACGCTATCAAATATTAGGACTTGGCATACACATGGCAAACATTCCAGGTTATGCAGATGGCTCTATAGATGTAAATCCAAGCGGGTACCCACTCGGTATAAATAAAGGTAATAATAAAGGTATTATCACGAATCCTAAAAATATAGGTAAAGGCAAGGAAGGTTGCGTATCACTATGGAATATTTTGTTGCTAAATCCAGCCTCTGTATCGACAAATAAAGATGCTAGCACTGATTTTACCGCTTATCGTCACAAAGCTGATGCTGGGAGCGATCAAAGCCAATGTACTTATGTTTTAAGGACACTGGGCGATACAACAAATAACCGCAAAAAAGCGAAGATATCTATAAACTACGATTCAGAAACTGGACGGGTTACAACTTTATTTCAAGATTAA